The Marinobacter subterrani genome has a segment encoding these proteins:
- the rlmN gene encoding 23S rRNA (adenine(2503)-C(2))-methyltransferase RlmN, with amino-acid sequence MTAAAEKTNLLGMPKAKLEAFFESLGEKRFRATQVLQWIHQRGADDFDQMTNMSKALREKLKAVAEIRGPEVVFDETSKDGTRKWVMRMDNGNSVETVLIPDGERGTLCVSSQIGCSLDCTFCSTGKRGFNRNLTAAEVIGQVWVARKAFMPFEPGPDRPITNVVMMGMGEPLLNFDNVVDAMNLMMEDLAYGISKRRVTLSTSGVVPALDRLAEVTDVSLAISLHAPNDELRNKLVPLNKKYPISELLAATKRYFARLPDKRKATIEYTVIEGMNDQPEHARELAVLLRDLPCKINLIPFNPFPESDFRRPSMNATRRFQAVLNEAGYIATIRTTRGDDIDAACGQLVGRVEDRTRRSQRYIQVQQVNP; translated from the coding sequence ATGACAGCGGCTGCTGAAAAAACCAATCTTCTGGGGATGCCGAAAGCAAAACTCGAAGCTTTCTTTGAATCCCTGGGCGAGAAGCGTTTTCGAGCGACCCAGGTTTTGCAGTGGATTCATCAGCGTGGCGCCGATGACTTCGATCAAATGACCAATATGAGCAAGGCGTTGCGGGAAAAGCTGAAGGCAGTGGCTGAAATCCGTGGCCCCGAAGTGGTTTTCGATGAGACGTCCAAAGACGGCACTCGCAAGTGGGTGATGCGCATGGACAATGGCAACAGTGTCGAGACCGTACTTATACCCGATGGCGAGCGGGGCACGCTGTGTGTGTCGTCCCAGATTGGCTGCAGTCTGGACTGCACCTTCTGTTCCACCGGTAAACGCGGCTTCAACCGCAATCTTACCGCGGCGGAGGTGATTGGGCAGGTGTGGGTTGCCCGAAAGGCTTTCATGCCCTTCGAGCCGGGCCCGGATCGTCCAATCACCAATGTTGTGATGATGGGGATGGGCGAGCCCCTGCTCAATTTCGACAATGTGGTCGATGCGATGAACCTGATGATGGAAGATCTGGCGTACGGTATTTCGAAACGTCGGGTTACGCTCAGCACTTCCGGCGTTGTTCCTGCCCTGGACCGCCTGGCGGAAGTTACCGATGTTTCACTGGCCATTTCGTTACATGCCCCGAATGATGAACTCCGTAACAAGCTGGTTCCGTTGAATAAAAAGTACCCGATTTCGGAGTTGCTTGCGGCGACCAAGCGTTACTTTGCCCGGCTGCCGGACAAGCGCAAAGCGACCATTGAGTACACCGTGATTGAAGGGATGAATGATCAGCCGGAACACGCCCGGGAGCTTGCCGTGCTGTTGCGGGATCTGCCGTGCAAGATCAATCTCATACCCTTCAATCCATTTCCGGAGAGTGATTTTCGCCGGCCGAGCATGAACGCGACCCGCAGGTTCCAGGCGGTTCTGAACGAAGCTGGCTATATCGCCACGATCAGAACTACCCGGGGCGACGATATCGATGCCGCATGCGGCCAGTTGGTAGGGCGGGTTGAAGACAGGACCCGGCGAAGCCAGAGGTATATTCAGGTTCAGCAGGTCAACCCCTGA
- the pilW gene encoding type IV pilus biogenesis/stability protein PilW yields MLITLLVTGCVTTTNSRFTREADRQEVVDDYVKLATAYIGQGNLDRARHHLDRALKLDADDPGARAALGLVLNAEGEPELAEKNFRRAISEDPGYTRGRVYYGAFLFGQGRMADARDQFRAASRDTAYEDRGSVFFNLGMAQERLDELDSAATSYQRAVELMRGDARPLLALARVFVELGQYENAARYYSRLTSMMERNPRLVHSAESLFTGIRIARYFNNQDQEGSLALQLRNNFPESVEYRQYKVLISNGE; encoded by the coding sequence ATGCTGATAACCTTGCTTGTCACGGGCTGTGTTACGACCACGAACAGCCGGTTTACCCGGGAAGCGGATCGCCAGGAAGTCGTGGATGATTATGTGAAGCTTGCCACAGCTTATATCGGGCAGGGCAACCTTGACCGGGCCCGCCATCACCTCGACCGGGCCCTCAAACTGGATGCTGATGATCCCGGCGCCAGGGCTGCGCTGGGCCTCGTGCTGAATGCTGAAGGCGAGCCCGAACTGGCGGAGAAGAACTTCCGGCGGGCAATTTCAGAAGATCCGGGCTATACACGAGGCAGGGTGTATTATGGTGCGTTCCTGTTTGGTCAGGGGCGCATGGCAGACGCCCGGGACCAGTTCCGGGCGGCTTCCCGTGATACCGCATACGAGGATCGGGGGTCGGTATTTTTCAATCTTGGTATGGCCCAGGAGCGCCTTGACGAACTGGATTCCGCGGCGACATCCTATCAGCGCGCGGTTGAGCTGATGAGAGGCGACGCTCGCCCTCTACTGGCGCTGGCCAGGGTCTTTGTGGAGTTGGGGCAATACGAGAACGCCGCCAGATATTATTCACGGCTGACGTCGATGATGGAACGGAACCCACGTCTTGTTCACTCAGCAGAGAGTCTTTTTACCGGTATCCGCATTGCCCGTTATTTCAACAACCAGGACCAGGAAGGGAGTCTGGCGCTTCAGCTCAGAAACAATTTTCCCGAGTCTGTGGAATACCGTCAATACAAGGTGCTGATTTCTAATGGCGAATGA
- a CDS encoding RodZ domain-containing protein: MANDESSQPAMNEAVGQQLQKAREAAGLSVSEVAGAQHLRPSVIQAIESGDYSQIDSELFLKGYVRTYAKQVGLNADSVIADLDRELEPIRQQREQEYEANPLVDIERRRRRKRQVARTLFFLVILGVAGYLAFAFLMPGQDSGEAQSEAPGVTEAPQEQKEPAPETTEPAATSVPDASEAVELSSVPEPDAEPDTLAPLATENPAGGDAVSEPVAEQIPTVVETPEPALQNVSGLATSSDMARLQIQFTGNCWVQVRDANGNQLVSSLQRAGDSIDVSGEAPLKVVIGAVDAVGTIRFQGEPVELGSYRAVNNRSEFTLTI; the protein is encoded by the coding sequence ATGGCGAATGATGAAAGTTCACAGCCGGCGATGAATGAGGCCGTCGGTCAGCAACTGCAAAAGGCAAGAGAAGCGGCCGGCTTGAGTGTCAGCGAGGTAGCCGGGGCGCAGCATCTGCGGCCCTCGGTGATACAGGCTATCGAATCCGGGGATTACAGTCAGATTGACAGTGAACTCTTTCTCAAGGGTTACGTCAGAACCTACGCGAAGCAGGTGGGACTGAATGCCGATTCGGTGATAGCCGATCTTGACAGGGAACTGGAACCGATTCGCCAGCAGCGGGAGCAGGAATATGAAGCCAACCCGTTGGTAGATATAGAGCGGCGCCGGCGCCGGAAACGCCAGGTCGCCAGGACGCTGTTTTTCCTGGTAATACTGGGTGTCGCAGGGTATCTGGCCTTTGCCTTTCTGATGCCCGGGCAAGACAGTGGTGAAGCGCAGTCAGAGGCTCCCGGAGTGACCGAAGCGCCGCAGGAGCAGAAAGAGCCGGCGCCGGAGACGACCGAGCCCGCAGCGACCTCGGTTCCAGACGCTTCAGAGGCTGTTGAGCTGTCGTCGGTGCCTGAGCCTGACGCAGAGCCGGATACGCTCGCGCCCCTGGCGACGGAGAACCCGGCCGGCGGGGACGCAGTATCTGAACCGGTGGCGGAGCAGATTCCCACCGTTGTTGAGACGCCGGAACCTGCGTTACAGAATGTCTCGGGACTGGCAACGAGTTCTGACATGGCCCGGCTGCAGATACAGTTTACCGGCAACTGCTGGGTTCAGGTACGAGATGCAAACGGCAATCAGTTAGTCAGCTCGCTGCAGCGAGCGGGCGATTCCATTGACGTGTCGGGTGAGGCGCCGCTAAAGGTCGTAATCGGCGCTGTAGATGCGGTGGGCACAATTCGATTCCAGGGGGAGCCGGTGGAGCTGGGTAGCTATCGTGCCGTCAACAACCGTTCAGAGTTCACACTGACAATCTGA
- the ispG gene encoding flavodoxin-dependent (E)-4-hydroxy-3-methylbut-2-enyl-diphosphate synthase, producing MKQDSPIIRRKSRQIMVGNVPVGGDAPIAVQSMTNTNTCDVEATVGQIQALQEAGADIVRVSVPSMDAAEAFGKIREQVSLPLVADIHFDHKIALRVAELGVDCLRINPGNIGRDDRVSAVISAARDRNIPIRIGVNAGSLEKSLQRKYGEPTADALVESAMRHIDILDRHDFQDYKVSLKASEVFMTVSAYRKIAAQIEQPLHLGITEAGGFRSGTVKSSIGLGMLLMDGIGDTIRVSLAADPVQEIKVGFDILKSLRLRSRGINFIACPSCSRQNFDVIQTMNDLEARLEDVNTSLDVAIIGCIVNGPGEAKVADIGLTGGSPKNLFYMAGKPNQKLENATLTDDLERLIREEVARRKEQEESIIARSDH from the coding sequence ATGAAACAGGATTCTCCGATTATCAGACGCAAATCCCGCCAGATCATGGTGGGTAACGTTCCCGTGGGTGGCGACGCGCCGATAGCGGTGCAGAGTATGACCAACACCAATACCTGCGACGTTGAAGCCACGGTCGGCCAGATTCAGGCGCTGCAGGAGGCCGGTGCCGATATCGTAAGGGTTTCCGTGCCGTCGATGGACGCCGCCGAGGCATTCGGCAAGATCCGTGAGCAGGTCTCCCTGCCACTGGTCGCTGACATTCACTTCGATCACAAGATTGCTCTGAGGGTTGCGGAGCTGGGCGTTGACTGCCTGCGCATCAATCCCGGCAATATCGGCCGGGATGATCGCGTCAGTGCCGTCATCAGTGCCGCGCGGGATCGGAATATTCCGATACGGATTGGTGTAAACGCCGGTTCCCTGGAGAAATCCCTTCAGCGCAAGTACGGTGAACCCACGGCGGACGCCCTGGTCGAGTCGGCCATGCGCCACATTGATATTCTGGACCGCCACGATTTCCAGGATTACAAGGTCAGCCTGAAGGCGTCGGAAGTGTTCATGACAGTGTCGGCCTACCGCAAGATCGCAGCGCAGATTGAGCAGCCGCTGCACCTCGGAATTACCGAAGCCGGCGGCTTCCGTTCAGGAACGGTTAAATCTTCGATTGGTCTCGGCATGCTTCTGATGGACGGCATTGGCGACACCATTCGAGTGTCGCTGGCGGCCGACCCGGTTCAGGAAATCAAGGTTGGCTTTGATATTCTTAAAAGCCTTCGCCTGCGCAGCCGTGGTATCAACTTCATTGCCTGCCCGAGCTGTTCGCGCCAGAACTTCGATGTGATACAGACCATGAACGATCTGGAAGCGCGGCTCGAAGACGTCAACACCTCACTGGATGTGGCCATTATCGGCTGCATTGTTAACGGGCCCGGTGAAGCCAAGGTTGCCGATATCGGCCTGACTGGCGGCAGCCCGAAAAACCTGTTCTACATGGCGGGCAAGCCGAACCAGAAGCTTGAGAACGCCACATTGACTGACGATCTGGAGCGCCTGATTCGTGAAGAGGTGGCCCGTCGTAAGGAACAGGAAGAGTCGATCATTGCCCGTTCTGACCACTGA
- the hisS gene encoding histidine--tRNA ligase, translating to MAKIQAVRGMNDILPEQTPVWQFVESRVRKVLAQYGYQEIRMPIVEQTDLFKRSIGEVTDIVEKEMYTFDDRNGDSLTLRPEGTAGCVRAAEEHGLLFNQTRRLWYTGPMFRHERPQKGRYRQFHQIGVECFGMSGPDIDAELLFLTERLWRELGLAEHTRLEINSIGSSESRKVYRSALVDYLGQFTAELDADSQRRLETNPLRILDSKDPSTRKILEGAPSLEHYLDDESRDHFERLKALLDAAGVQYTVNPALVRGLDYYGKTVFEWITDSLGAQGTVCAGGRYDGLVEQLGGKPTVAVGFAMGLERLILLLETLGLVPDYVNSNAEVYVTAMGDGAVAAALVLAEKLRAALPDRVIVSHCGGGSFKSQMKKADRSGAKYAVILGENEVANGTAGLKPLRADVPQTEVAQDELAAALAKVLSD from the coding sequence TTGGCTAAGATTCAGGCAGTTCGCGGGATGAACGATATCCTGCCGGAACAGACGCCCGTTTGGCAGTTTGTCGAGTCCAGGGTGCGCAAAGTACTGGCCCAGTATGGCTACCAGGAAATCCGTATGCCGATTGTCGAGCAAACGGACCTGTTCAAGCGTTCCATCGGCGAGGTGACCGACATCGTCGAAAAGGAAATGTATACCTTTGACGACCGTAACGGAGACAGCCTGACCTTGCGCCCCGAAGGTACCGCCGGTTGTGTCCGAGCGGCCGAAGAGCATGGCCTGCTGTTCAACCAGACCCGTCGCCTGTGGTACACCGGCCCGATGTTCCGGCACGAACGGCCTCAGAAAGGTCGTTACCGGCAGTTCCATCAGATCGGCGTTGAATGTTTTGGCATGAGCGGCCCGGATATTGACGCCGAGTTACTGTTCCTCACCGAGCGTCTTTGGAGAGAGCTCGGTCTGGCGGAGCACACCCGGCTCGAGATCAACTCCATCGGCAGCTCGGAATCCCGCAAAGTCTATCGGTCTGCTCTGGTGGACTATCTCGGCCAGTTCACGGCGGAACTGGATGCCGACAGCCAGCGCCGGCTGGAGACCAATCCTCTGCGCATCCTGGACAGTAAGGATCCCTCCACCCGGAAAATCCTCGAGGGAGCGCCGAGCCTGGAGCATTATCTGGATGATGAATCCCGGGATCACTTCGAGCGCCTGAAGGCGTTACTGGACGCTGCCGGAGTGCAATATACGGTGAATCCGGCGCTGGTCCGGGGCCTGGATTACTATGGCAAGACCGTTTTTGAATGGATCACGGACAGCCTTGGAGCCCAGGGCACGGTTTGCGCCGGTGGCCGGTATGATGGTCTGGTGGAACAACTCGGCGGCAAACCAACCGTTGCGGTGGGCTTTGCAATGGGGCTGGAGCGCCTGATTCTTCTGCTCGAAACCCTGGGGCTGGTTCCCGATTACGTGAACAGCAACGCAGAGGTCTATGTCACTGCTATGGGCGACGGAGCCGTCGCTGCGGCACTGGTGCTTGCCGAGAAACTTCGGGCAGCGTTGCCGGATCGAGTGATTGTTTCCCACTGTGGGGGCGGCAGCTTCAAGAGCCAGATGAAGAAGGCCGATCGCAGCGGTGCGAAGTATGCCGTGATACTCGGGGAGAATGAGGTTGCCAATGGCACCGCCGGGCTGAAGCCGCTGCGAGCGGATGTTCCTCAGACCGAGGTTGCCCAGGATGAACTGGCCGCCGCACTGGCAAAGGTTCTGTCTGACTGA
- a CDS encoding YfgM family protein has translation MAELRTEEEQIQAIKDWWKTNGASLLIGIAAALAIVFGWQGWQNYQAQQRTEAANEFANLLNAFSNQSDETRGETVAFVAKTLREDYPDSAYAVYGNLVLARQQLMEEADAQAAIESLKWALKQSAEHEALALVVRNRLARAQFSAGQYDDALVTIEGAGKADAFDAIYSELRGDILLAQGDQEGARQAYLAAREQSQQGRSGILELKLADLGVGEGA, from the coding sequence ATGGCAGAGTTGCGCACCGAAGAAGAACAGATTCAGGCGATCAAGGATTGGTGGAAGACGAACGGCGCCTCCTTGCTGATCGGCATTGCCGCCGCGCTTGCCATAGTGTTTGGCTGGCAGGGATGGCAGAACTACCAGGCCCAGCAACGCACCGAAGCGGCGAATGAATTCGCCAACCTGCTCAATGCGTTCAGTAATCAGAGTGACGAAACCCGGGGTGAAACGGTTGCCTTCGTGGCAAAAACCCTCAGGGAAGACTATCCCGATAGTGCTTACGCGGTTTACGGCAACCTGGTACTGGCTCGCCAGCAGTTGATGGAAGAAGCCGATGCCCAGGCGGCCATTGAATCACTGAAATGGGCGCTGAAACAATCGGCGGAACACGAGGCTCTGGCGCTTGTCGTTCGCAATCGGCTTGCCCGCGCCCAGTTTTCTGCCGGTCAGTACGATGACGCCCTGGTGACCATCGAAGGTGCTGGCAAGGCTGACGCCTTCGATGCCATCTATTCCGAGCTTCGGGGCGACATCCTGCTGGCGCAGGGTGACCAGGAAGGTGCCCGGCAGGCCTATCTTGCAGCCCGTGAGCAGAGCCAGCAGGGTCGCAGCGGTATTCTGGAACTCAAACTTGCAGACCTTGGTGTCGGGGAGGGCGCCTGA
- the bamB gene encoding outer membrane protein assembly factor BamB: MPGLPNSVLKRGVFALLLLAGLAGCSTTDTYEQPVPVPDIEATAEFEEIWSMSVGDGHDGDFLYLAPLNAGERIFAASADGELYSVDPENGKVIWENPLEDRVFSGLGGDANHLYLTTENADLVALSREDGSEIWRKSLPTEVLSAPQSNGSLVVVQTIDGQVLGFNAADGEKRWQYDGSVAVLSIRGAAAPLVGGDVVIASFANGNMIALSADTGQPLWQYEVGQPEGRTELERLVDVDGQPLVVETALLVVGYQGKLALVDIRTGQEIWSREASSLYSPMIGDGDIYLSSANGELVALRGSDRKELWVQDRLAWRQLTQPMVYGDYLVVGDYEGYLHAVDRKDGKLVAQLEFDDEGIRVPAQRLANGNLLVFGNSGKMAVFQVKPQD, encoded by the coding sequence ATGCCGGGGTTACCCAACAGCGTTCTGAAGCGCGGGGTTTTCGCGCTGCTGCTGTTGGCCGGGCTTGCCGGTTGCAGCACAACCGATACCTATGAACAACCAGTTCCGGTGCCAGACATTGAGGCGACTGCCGAGTTTGAAGAGATCTGGAGTATGTCGGTCGGGGACGGGCACGATGGCGACTTCCTCTACCTGGCGCCCCTGAATGCGGGAGAGCGGATTTTTGCGGCCTCGGCAGACGGCGAACTGTATTCCGTCGACCCGGAAAACGGCAAGGTTATCTGGGAGAACCCGTTGGAGGATCGTGTCTTTTCCGGCCTCGGGGGCGACGCCAACCATCTTTACCTGACCACCGAGAATGCCGATCTGGTCGCGCTCTCCCGGGAAGATGGCTCGGAAATCTGGCGCAAGTCACTGCCAACCGAAGTGCTTTCGGCGCCACAGTCCAATGGTTCGCTGGTCGTTGTCCAGACGATTGACGGCCAGGTTCTGGGTTTCAATGCCGCGGATGGTGAAAAGCGCTGGCAATACGATGGTTCAGTGGCGGTGCTTTCGATCCGGGGTGCCGCAGCACCTCTGGTCGGTGGTGATGTGGTTATTGCTTCATTCGCCAATGGCAACATGATCGCACTGAGTGCGGACACCGGGCAGCCCCTGTGGCAATACGAGGTGGGCCAGCCGGAAGGCCGTACCGAACTTGAACGTCTGGTTGATGTCGATGGCCAGCCGCTGGTGGTCGAAACCGCGCTGCTGGTGGTGGGCTACCAGGGCAAACTTGCGCTGGTTGATATCCGCACAGGGCAGGAAATCTGGAGCCGGGAAGCATCAAGCCTGTATTCACCCATGATCGGTGATGGTGACATCTACCTCTCATCCGCGAATGGTGAACTGGTTGCCCTTCGCGGTTCAGACCGTAAGGAGCTCTGGGTACAGGACCGCCTTGCGTGGCGTCAATTGACCCAGCCCATGGTCTATGGAGACTATCTGGTCGTCGGTGACTATGAGGGTTATCTGCACGCAGTCGATCGTAAGGATGGCAAGCTTGTAGCCCAGTTGGAGTTCGACGATGAGGGTATCCGCGTACCGGCACAGCGGCTAGCCAATGGTAACCTGCTGGTTTTTGGCAACAGCGGAAAGATGGCCGTATTCCAGGTTAAGCCGCAGGACTAA
- the der gene encoding ribosome biogenesis GTPase Der, translating to MTPVIALVGRPNVGKSTLFNQMTRSRDALVADFPGLTRDRKYGEGNYEGQRFIVIDTGGLTGDEQGLDLEMARQSMQAVEEADIVLFLVDGRAGLTAGDELIADHMRRSGKQAHLVVNKTDGQDPDIAAADFYSLGFESTFLIAASHNRGIRSMLEILLPSEEEREDQDRADRYPGIRIGVVGRPNVGKSTLVNRMLGEDRVVVFDMPGTTRDSVYVPYERQGNQYTLIDTAGVRRRKNVSEVVEKFSIIKTLQAIEDAHVVILVIDAREGLVDQDLHLIGFVLDAGRSLVIAVNKWDGMDPEDRARVKEQVKRRLDFLDYADKHYISALHGSGVGVMYESVEACYDSAMAKWPTNRLTAILQDAIAQHQPPMVQGRRIKLRYAHQGGSNPPVIVVHGNQVDSLPGSYKRYLENTFRKVLKVTGSPIRFEFRAGENPFATKVDRLTPRQKVKKDNDQKQGPSPKKKRQKSLKR from the coding sequence ATGACCCCAGTAATTGCCCTTGTCGGACGTCCCAACGTCGGCAAATCGACATTGTTTAACCAGATGACCCGCTCCAGAGATGCCCTGGTAGCGGATTTTCCGGGTCTGACCCGTGACCGGAAGTACGGTGAGGGAAATTACGAGGGCCAGCGGTTTATCGTTATTGATACCGGCGGGCTCACCGGCGATGAGCAGGGGCTTGACCTCGAGATGGCGCGCCAGTCCATGCAGGCGGTGGAAGAGGCCGACATCGTGCTGTTTCTGGTGGATGGCCGGGCAGGGCTGACCGCCGGCGACGAGCTGATAGCCGATCATATGCGCCGTTCTGGCAAGCAGGCTCACCTGGTCGTCAACAAGACTGATGGCCAGGATCCCGACATCGCAGCCGCGGATTTCTACAGCCTGGGCTTCGAGTCCACCTTTCTGATCGCTGCCTCCCATAACCGGGGTATCCGGTCAATGCTGGAGATTCTGCTGCCCTCGGAAGAGGAAAGGGAAGATCAGGACAGGGCTGACCGGTATCCGGGCATCCGGATTGGTGTGGTCGGGCGCCCGAATGTGGGTAAATCAACCCTGGTGAACCGCATGCTCGGGGAAGACCGGGTGGTGGTATTTGACATGCCTGGCACAACCCGGGACAGCGTCTACGTGCCCTACGAGCGCCAGGGTAACCAGTACACGCTGATCGACACCGCCGGGGTTCGCCGGCGCAAGAACGTCAGCGAAGTGGTCGAGAAGTTCTCCATTATCAAGACGCTGCAGGCAATTGAAGATGCCCATGTGGTGATTCTGGTCATTGATGCCCGGGAGGGGCTGGTCGACCAGGATCTGCACCTGATCGGCTTTGTTCTCGACGCCGGCCGCTCACTGGTCATCGCCGTGAACAAATGGGACGGCATGGACCCCGAAGACCGGGCCAGGGTCAAAGAGCAGGTGAAGCGGCGCCTCGATTTTCTCGATTACGCCGATAAGCACTACATCTCCGCGCTACACGGTTCCGGCGTTGGCGTGATGTACGAGTCGGTTGAGGCCTGCTACGACTCAGCCATGGCCAAGTGGCCGACCAATCGCCTGACTGCAATACTGCAGGATGCTATTGCCCAGCATCAGCCACCCATGGTTCAGGGCCGGCGAATCAAGCTACGTTACGCTCACCAGGGTGGTTCGAATCCTCCCGTGATCGTTGTTCACGGCAATCAGGTGGATTCACTGCCGGGCTCTTACAAGCGCTATCTGGAAAATACGTTTCGCAAGGTTCTGAAGGTAACCGGTTCCCCCATCCGGTTTGAATTCCGGGCCGGAGAAAACCCCTTCGCCACCAAGGTCGATCGGTTGACACCGCGGCAGAAGGTAAAAAAAGATAATGACCAGAAGCAGGGCCCCAGCCCGAAGAAAAAGCGCCAGAAGAGCCTCAAGCGCTGA
- the pta gene encoding phosphate acetyltransferase gives MAKSLFIAPTSMDAGLTSVCLGLLRALERVGVSVGFYKPFCQSVHHAESVHNDGQDSSVAFVRTSSHLNPPDPIPLKRAQKLLNRGKSDFLLETVVGEYQKVAREVDVVIIEGLVPDRSEAYIARLNVEVARNLGSDVILVSTPKTLDAGQMDEELDFSARLFASPSDPEVIGVILNKVGEPEQSGLEPRSIANLPNAATIDYRTRCQVFSEGRFRLIAEIPWQPELLAPRVSDIARELGLPVLNKGQMHARRVQKVSVCARSIRNMTETLRPGTLMVTPGDREDIVVTTAVAALNGVPLAGLMLTGGLMPDQRVIDLCHRALDTGLPVLSSDANTYETAYMLANLSSAIPIDDPDRIEKAMESVARRIDTDWLQQHLKVERQRRLSPPAFRYQLSERARAANKRIVLPEGAEPRTVQAAITCHQRKLARCALIGNAAEIRRIARSQDLALPDDIEFIDPSEVRARYVAPMVELRKHKGLTPEMAEAMLEDNVVLGTMMVALDEADGLVSGAIHTTANTVRPALQLIKTHDHAKVVSSVFFMLLPQQVVVYGDCAINPDPNAEELADIAIQSAESAEAFGIEPIVAMISYSTGESGSGQDVDKVREATRIARARRPDLLIDGPLQYDAAAIESVAKSKAPDSKVAGRATVFVFPDLNTGNTTYKAVQRSANVVSIGPMLQGLRKPVNDLSRGALVEDIVFTIALTAVQAKQVETAGQAAR, from the coding sequence ATGGCAAAGAGCCTCTTTATTGCACCAACCTCCATGGACGCCGGCCTGACCTCCGTATGCCTCGGGCTGTTACGGGCCCTTGAGCGGGTTGGCGTGAGTGTCGGTTTCTACAAACCCTTCTGCCAATCCGTCCACCATGCAGAGTCCGTGCACAACGACGGCCAGGACTCCTCCGTGGCGTTCGTGCGGACCAGCAGTCACCTGAACCCACCGGACCCGATTCCCCTGAAGCGAGCCCAAAAACTGCTCAACCGGGGTAAATCCGACTTCTTGCTGGAAACGGTGGTGGGTGAGTACCAGAAGGTCGCCAGAGAGGTTGATGTCGTCATAATCGAGGGGCTGGTGCCCGACCGGAGCGAAGCGTATATCGCCCGGCTCAACGTGGAAGTTGCCCGCAATCTCGGCTCCGATGTCATTCTGGTGAGCACGCCGAAAACCCTTGATGCCGGGCAGATGGATGAGGAACTGGACTTTTCCGCACGCCTGTTTGCCAGCCCGAGCGATCCCGAGGTGATCGGTGTCATTCTGAACAAGGTCGGCGAACCGGAGCAATCCGGTCTCGAACCCCGCAGCATCGCCAATCTCCCGAATGCAGCCACCATTGACTACCGTACCCGGTGCCAGGTGTTCAGTGAGGGCAGGTTTCGGCTGATTGCTGAAATACCCTGGCAGCCAGAGCTGCTTGCCCCCAGGGTCTCGGATATTGCCCGGGAGCTCGGACTGCCGGTTTTGAACAAGGGCCAGATGCATGCCCGGCGGGTGCAGAAGGTGTCGGTGTGCGCGCGAAGTATCCGCAATATGACGGAAACCCTCAGGCCGGGCACCCTGATGGTTACGCCGGGCGATCGAGAGGACATTGTGGTAACCACGGCAGTCGCCGCACTGAACGGGGTACCACTGGCGGGCCTGATGCTCACCGGCGGGCTTATGCCCGACCAGCGGGTGATTGATCTCTGCCACCGGGCGCTGGATACCGGCCTGCCGGTGCTGAGCTCTGATGCCAACACCTATGAAACAGCGTATATGCTGGCCAACCTGTCATCGGCCATTCCCATCGATGACCCGGACCGCATCGAAAAGGCCATGGAGTCGGTTGCCCGGCGCATTGACACGGACTGGTTACAGCAGCACCTCAAGGTTGAGCGTCAACGCCGCCTGTCTCCGCCGGCGTTTCGCTACCAGCTTTCGGAGCGGGCCCGGGCGGCAAACAAGCGAATCGTGTTACCCGAAGGCGCGGAGCCACGAACCGTGCAGGCCGCCATCACCTGCCACCAGCGAAAACTTGCGCGCTGCGCGCTCATCGGCAACGCAGCTGAAATTCGCCGAATAGCGCGCTCCCAGGATCTGGCGCTGCCGGACGACATCGAATTTATCGATCCCTCTGAGGTCCGGGCGCGTTACGTCGCCCCGATGGTGGAACTGCGGAAGCATAAAGGGCTGACTCCGGAGATGGCCGAAGCCATGCTGGAAGACAATGTGGTTCTGGGCACCATGATGGTGGCCCTGGATGAGGCCGACGGGCTGGTTTCCGGTGCAATCCATACCACTGCCAACACCGTCCGCCCCGCCCTGCAACTGATCAAGACCCACGACCATGCGAAAGTCGTGTCGTCGGTGTTCTTCATGCTGCTGCCGCAACAGGTGGTGGTGTATGGCGACTGCGCCATCAATCCCGACCCCAATGCCGAGGAGCTGGCGGACATCGCCATTCAGAGCGCGGAATCAGCCGAGGCCTTTGGCATTGAGCCTATCGTTGCCATGATCAGCTACAGCACCGGGGAATCAGGGAGTGGCCAGGATGTCGACAAGGTAAGAGAGGCGACCCGCATTGCGCGCGCGCGCAGACCGGATTTACTGATTGACGGCCCGTTGCAGTACGACGCGGCGGCCATTGAGAGCGTCGCCAAAAGCAAGGCGCCTGACAGCAAGGTGGCAGGCAGAGCCACGGTGTTTGTGTTCCCGGACCTGAACACCGGAAACACTACCTATAAAGCAGTGCAGCGTAGCGCCAATGTTGTCAGTATCGGCCCGATGCTGCAGGGCCTCCGCAAACCGGTGAACGATCTGTCCAGAGGGGCACTGGTTGAAGACATCGTCTTTACCATTGCGCTCACTGCGGTCCAGGCCAAGCAGGTTGAAACCGCAGGACAGGCCGCACGCTGA